The Mercurialis annua linkage group LG2, ddMerAnnu1.2, whole genome shotgun sequence genome contains a region encoding:
- the LOC126669220 gene encoding myb-related protein 308, whose protein sequence is MGRAPCCDKIGLKKGRWTDEEDDILTKYILANGEGSWRALPKNAGLLRCGKSCRLRWINYLRADLKRGNFTKQEEQTIVQLHTALGNRWSLIAAHLPGRTDNEIKNYWNSHLSRKIYSFSKTDSLPTINLAKLVESCKPKSSTTEKTTSKSTVKKQKQDRKPKRATEHQEQEKTSETSLKPSNVKQNKEIQEICLVQNDQPEAENDVWGPYEWLDSEINRLKDALEGEAVNILSNDGEKNGVLGTGNDEAVMTMGPDSVATSDLEREVSSGLSFNGECSAGEWFNICGSEEEPVMNLGFDEEVFSLSFDYWDNTMGLGLDLW, encoded by the exons atgGGAAGAGCACCATGTTGTGACAAAATAGGACTCAAGAAAGGAAGATGGACAGATGAAGAGGATGATATCTTGACTAAATACATTCTTGCTAATGGCGAAGGATCATGGAGAGCACTACCCAAGAATGCAG GGTTGTTAAGATGTGGTAAGAGTTGCAGACTGAGATGGATTAACTACTTAAGAGCTGATTTGAAGAGAGGCAATTTTACTAAACAAGAGGAACAAACCATTGTTCAGTTGCACACAGCCTTGGGTAATAG GTGGTCTTTGATTGCTGCTCATTTACCAGGAAGAACAGACAACGAGATCAAGAATTACTGGAACTCTCATTTAAGCAGAAAAATTTACAGCTTTTCCAAAACTGATTCTTTACCCACAATCAACTTAGCAAAACTAGTTGAATCATGCAAACCTAAATCATCAACCACTGAAAAAACAACATCAAAATCAACcgtcaaaaaacaaaaacaagaccGCAAGCCTAAGCGTGCAACTGAGCATCAAGAACAAGAAAAAACCAGTGAAACATCCTTAAAACCATCAAATGTAAAGCAAAATAAGGAAATTCAAGAGATATGTTTGGTCCAAAATGATCAACCAGAGGCCGAAAACGACGTTTGGGGACCGTATGAGTGGCTCGACAGTGAAATAAATCGTCTTAAAGATGCCCTAGAAGGTGAAGCTGTGAACATTTTAAGTAATGATGGAGAAAAAAATGGTGTTCTTGGGACAGGAAATGATGAGGCAGTGATGACGATGGGTCCAGACAGCGTGGCTACGAGTGACTTAGAGAGAGAAGTGAGCTCTGGTCTGAGCTTTAATGGGGAATGTAGTGCAGGAGAGTGGTTTAATATTTGTGGGTCAGAAGAAGAACCAGTGATGAATTTAGGGTTTGATGAAGAAGTGTTTAGTTTAAGCTTTGATTATTGGGACAACACAATGGGTTTGGGTTTAGACTTGTGGTGA
- the LOC126667530 gene encoding uncharacterized protein LOC126667530, whose protein sequence is MSISVTLRPFALAVVIVSFSIFCCNSGKAYNGDVPQTGAGGLDYEPYTGAGGLGGQPYSGSGGVGSIPQTGGAGVFGDDPAEIVAKALLCFNERHIYSSCADDYRLTESGNLNVPPDYVDEYCNGPCLTETHLVLNCIENIMTHFLFYNKASIYAVRGTIKAGCSYGPERGDFNVAEHLQYEENSAYFSRIQILFGLGFAFILHTLLL, encoded by the exons ATGTCAATTTCAGTGACCCTTAGACCTTTCGCATTAGCTGTTGTTATTGTCAGCTTCTCTATATTCTGCTGCAACTCAG GGAAGGCATATAATGGAGATGTGCCTCAGACAGGCGCAGGCGGTTTAGATTACGAGCCTTACACAGGTGCAGGCGGCCTAGGAGGTCAGCCATATTCAGGCTCTGGCGGCGTGGGAAGCATACCCCAAACCGGCGGTGCAGGTGTTTTTGGTGATGATCCAGCTGAAATTGTCGCTAAAGCTTTGCTGTGTTTCAACGAAAGACAT ATTTACAGCAGCTGTGCAGACGACTATAGATTGACAGAGAGTGGAAATTTGAATGTGCCTCCTGATTACGTAGATGAATACTGCAATGGACCATGTCTTACAGAGACACATTTGGTGCTAAACTGCATAGAAAACATCATGACACACTTTCTGTTCTACAACAAGGCTTCCATATATGCTGTTCGCGGTACAATCAAGGCAGGATGTAGCTATGGTCCGGAAAGAG GTGATTTCAATGTCGCTGAGCACCTTCAATATGAAGAAAACAGTGCATACTTCAGCAGAATCCAGATTCTCTTTGGACTTGGCTTTGCCTTCATACTGCATACTTTATTGCTTTGA
- the LOC126669219 gene encoding AMSH-like ubiquitin thioesterase 3, with protein MNINVNQKVEVDNRIPLWFYYRIAENLLRQAVIHREEKNIVDLYIILIRFSSLVSETIPFHKDYQVLLPKERVSYRKRLLGVLDELESLKPEYLRCVDKLNKGYANKQIRELNGSERNSSGFEPSTSENFPVNRVSYSSVNVKQPYGVALQSSSKYNYNHTQDSQLNTLPVDKQFNKLSISLPLPKQETLSRHSFLGPNGLRGQWRGPTAEIKVQYPNYADVSSAENSSLDQSGLYDIAVTDSKSGVIESTMESLLSLNDGRWHPAKESIPALIHEVREDPFQFVGTRQPSPPPVLAQLQQGFSPIPPSRVADPRPGPAKSCQDGIESAYSYKHLHVPVKLMENFLRLAHANTQKNLETCGILAGSLKNRVFEITALIIPKQESTSDSCQTSHEEEIFEVQDKKNLFPLGWIHTHPSQTCFMSSVDLHTHYSYQIMIAESIAIVMAPTDTSSPHGIFHLSDPGGVKVIRNCQERGFHPHEEPLDGTPIYEHCSHVYMNSKVDFEVIDLR; from the exons ATGAATATCAATGTGAATCAAAAAGTAGAAGTCGATAATCGGATTCCTCTCTGGTTCTATTACCGAATTGCCGAAAATCTCCTAAGACAG GCGGTAATACATCGAGAAGAGAAGAATATTGTAGATTTGTATATAATACTTATTAGGTTTTCGag TTTAGTATCGGAAACGATTCCATTCCATAAAGATTATCAAGTTTTGCTGCCAAAGGAAAGAGTGTCTTATCGAAAG AGATTGTTAGGTGTATTAGATGAACTTGAATCTTTAAAGCCTGAATATCTCCGTTGCGTGGACAAGCTGAATAAAGGTTATGCAAATAAACAAATTCGTGAACTTAATGGGTCAGAAAGGAATTCTTCTGGTTTTGAGCCATCTACTTCGGAGAACTTTCCTGTTAATAGAGTTTCTTACTCTAGTGTCAATGTTAAACAG CCCTATGGTGTTGCACTTCAGTCTTCTTCAAAGTACAATTACAATCACACTCAAGATTCACAATTAAATACCCTGCCAGTTGACAAGCAGTTCAATAAGTT GTCTATTAGTTTACCTCTTCCCAAGCAAGAAACTTTGTCTAGACATTCATTCTTAGGCCCTAATGGTCTTCGAGGCCAATGGCGTGGACCTACTGCAGAGATAAAG gTTCAGTATCCAAACTATGCTGATGTTTCCTCTGCTGAAAATTCCAG CCTGGATCAGTCTGGACTGTATGATATTGCAGTAACTGATAGTAAGTCTGGGGTGATTGAATCAACAATGGAATCCCTACTCTCCTTAAATGATGGAAGATGGCATCCAGCAAAAGAATCAATCCCTGCTTTAATTCATGAAGTAAGGGAAGATCCATTTCAGTTCGTTGGCACTAGGCAACCCTCCCCGCCTCCTGTTCTTGCTCAATTGCAGCAAGGATTTTCTCCGATTCCTCCATCGAGAGTTGCAGATCCAAGACCTGGACCAGCAAAATCTTGTCAGGATGGGATTGAAAGTGCATATTCATACAAGCATTTACATGTT CCAGTAAAGTTGATGGAAAATTTCTTGAGATTGGCTCATGCCAATACCCAGAAAAATTTGGAGACATGTGGCATTCTGGCTGGTTCCTTG AAAAATAGGGTCTTCGAAATCACTGCACTAATAATCCCAAAGCAAGAGTCAACTTCAGATTCG TGTCAGACATCTCATGAAGAAGAAATATTCGAAGTTCAAGACAAGAAGAACCTCTTTCCTCTTGGGTGGATTCAT ACACACCCATCCCAAACATGCTTCATGTCTTCTGTTGATCTGCACACCCATTATTCATATCAG ATCATGATAGCGGAATCAATTGCAATTGTCATGGCCCCAACTGATACATCAAG TCCACATGGCATATTTCACCTGTCTGATCCAGGTGGCGTGAAAGTCATTAGAAATTGCCAGGAGAGGGGTTTTCATCCCCATGAAGAGCCATTGGATGGAACTCCAATATATGAGCATTGTTCTCATGTCTATATGAATTCCAAGGTAGACTTTGAAGTCATTGATCTTCGGTGA
- the LOC126667225 gene encoding protein trichome birefringence-like 4, which yields MAYFKNIFTSAFTSISTTLSCPFSRTHFLATSLLLLSILLLSNSITNHSPSFTASAIASRLLFAASYISPFSSIKPSKTCLVSDLRDNCTLSSVTAMERTRRNSRKEDTDYDDDVVSSRLSSCDIFSGNWVLDYGFDPIYKPGSCPFVDDSFNCFKNGKPDMGYLRYRWKPHGCQIPRFDGRNMLEMLKGKRLVFVGDSLNRNMWESLVCSLRESLLNKTRVFEVSGRKEFRTLGFYSFKFIDYNCSIDFVKSPFLVQEWKASDTSGRRRETLRLDVIQGTSTKYCDADIIIFNTGHWWTHQKTYKGKDYFQEGSHVYNRLEVTEAYTKALSTWAQWVDANVNSSHTRVFFRGYSASHFRKVAWNSSIGRCDSEKLPITNDTDLAPYPWMMSVVESVISEMKTPVFYLNITRMTDYRKDGHPSSYRQPEIKRTPEMIQDCSHWCLPGVPDSWNELLYATLLLSHHDMPNNH from the exons ATGGCGTATTTCAAGAACATTTTCACTTCTGCTTTCACAAGCATATCAACAACTTTATCATGCCCATTTTCAAGAACTCACTTCTTAGCCACATCTTTACTCCTCCTCTCAATTCTTTTACTCTCAAATTCAATCACTAACCACTCCCCATCTTTCACCGCCTCTGCCATCGCCTCCCGTCTTCTCTTCGCTGCATCTTATATCTCCCCGTTCTCCTCAATCAAACCGTCAAAAACATGCCTCGTCTCCGATTTACGCGATAATTGCACCCTCTCTTCGGTCACTGCAATGGAGAGAACTCGAAGGAATTCAAGAAAAGAAGACACGGATTATGACGACGATGTTGTTTCTTCAAGACTTAGTTCTTGTGATATTTTTAGTGGGAATTGGGTTCTTGATTATGGTTTTGATCCGATTTATAAACCAGGGTCTTGCCCGTTTGTTGATGATTCTTTCAACTGTTTCAAGAATGGGAAACCTGACATGGGTTATCTTAGATATCGATGGAAACCACATGGGTGCCAAATTCCAAG ATTTGACGGGAGGAACATGTTGGAGATgctgaaaggaaaaagattaGTGTTCGTTGGTGATTCATTGAATAGAAATATGTGGGAATCTTTGGTCTGTTCTTTAAGAGAATCATTGCTGAATAAAACCAGAGTTTTCGAGGTTTCTGGCAGAAAAGAGTTCAGAACTTTGGGTTTTTACTCTTTCAAATTTATT GATTATAACTGCTCAATAGATTTTGTAAAATCACCATTTTTGGTTCAAGAATGGAAAGCATCGGACACTTCTGGGAGAAGAAGAGAAACACTGAGGCTTGACGTGATTCAGGGGACTTCCACTAAGTATTGTGATGctgatattataattttcaatACAGGCCATTGGTGGACTCACCAAAAGACCTATAAAGG CAAAGATTACTTTCAAGAAGGCAGTCATGTGTATAACAGATTAGAAGTGACAGAAGCTTACACGAAAGCTTTGTCGACATGGGCGCAATGGGTTGATGCTAATGTCAACAGTAGTCATACGAGGGTCTTCTTTCGAGGCTATTCAGCTTCTCACTTTAG GAAAGTGGCATGGAATAGTTCAATTGGCCGATGTGATAGTGAGAAGCTGCCGATAACAAACGACACAGACCTTGCACCATATCCATGGATGATGAGCGTAGTTGAATCCGTTATATCGGAAATGAAGACGCCTGTGTTTTATCTCAACATTACTCGAATGACAGATTACAGAAAAGATGGCCATCCTTCTTCTTACAGGCAACCTGAGATCAAAAGAACCCCTGAAATGATCCAGGATTGTAGTCATTGGTGTCTGCCTGGTGTTCCAGACTCCTGGAATGAGCTTCTCTATGCCACTCTCCTGTTATCACACCATGATATGCCTAATAATCATTAG